The Couchioplanes caeruleus sequence CGCCGGCATCGAGGTCACCCGCTTCGTCCGGTTCGAGGTCGGCCAGGAGTAATCCAGCCGCCGGCGTACTGCGCGGGAGGTCGGGACGCTGGACAAGCGCCCGGCCTCCCCGTCACATAAGGTCTCGGGTTAGCGAAGGAAGGGCGGGGTCGGCATGACGATGGTGACCGAGCAGACTGTTGCGGTGAGCGAGATCCCGGCGCCGCGGCCCGAACGGCCCCGGCGGGTTGTCCTCAAGCTCTCCGGCGAGGTCTTCGGCGGTGGTGCGGTCGGTGTCGACCCCGACGTCGTCCAGGGCATCGCCCGGCAGATCGCTACGGTGACGCGGCGTGGCGTCCAGATCGCCGTCGTCGTCGGAGGCGGCAACTTCTTCCGCGGCGCCGAGCTGCAGAAGCGCGGCATGGACCGCAACCGTGCTGACTACATGGGCATGCTCGGCACGGTCATGAACTGCCTCGCCCTGCAGGACTTCCTCGAGAAGGAGGGCATCGAGACGCGGGTGCAGACCGCGATCACGATGGCCCAGGTCGCGGAGCCGTACATTCCACTGCGTGCCATCCGCCACCTCGAGAAGGGCCGGGTCGTC is a genomic window containing:
- the pyrH gene encoding UMP kinase; translation: MTMVTEQTVAVSEIPAPRPERPRRVVLKLSGEVFGGGAVGVDPDVVQGIARQIATVTRRGVQIAVVVGGGNFFRGAELQKRGMDRNRADYMGMLGTVMNCLALQDFLEKEGIETRVQTAITMAQVAEPYIPLRAIRHLEKGRVVIFGAGAGMPYFSTDTVTAQRALEIHADLVLMSKNGVDGVYTADPRTDPAARKIDHITFAGVLQQGLRVADQAAFSLCEENGLPMLVFGAQGDETIVRAVSGEKIGTLITT